In Nicotiana tabacum cultivar K326 chromosome 19, ASM71507v2, whole genome shotgun sequence, one DNA window encodes the following:
- the LOC107809438 gene encoding putative late blight resistance protein homolog R1B-14 — MRRLLLSLVCCIPGMADKFLEKTEDELAELLYGRVKDRRYLIVVDDIWSTKVWDNVTRCFPDDNNGSRIILTGRLKDVATYANPDSPLHEMGVLSLDDSWKLLSIKVFGANDLCPSELEVIGKQIAEKCGGLPLAILVVAGHLSKLARRSESWIIVAKTVSSVVANDPDKCLGVLGMSYNYLPNHLKPCFLSIGAFPEDFEIKARTLIQVWVAEGFLKAERLKSLEKVAEECLEDLSSRNLIMIRKRRFNGEIRSCGIHDLLRDLSLREAQKEKFLHVTSIRYVSNFLAQRHERRGFSFLSDISLDDSSELSSQVVRLMFFWGKLLIHAPPHRQISLFTSFKLIRVLAIFSHLFSSFPVEITQLIHLRYLWIRSNGNLPASVSQLYNLQTLVFQQPELYYMYKTLILPREIWNMTQLRRLRLLSGNYLSKPKRTDEGATDTVLGLRNLEELSHLCFASCTAEVFSCLPNIRKLGILDAASDDASEYLKNLVLLGKLETLKCVCYGQKRLSLSNWCASLTSVKRLILSGCLLLSEDMANLATLPNLEVLKLRDNEFEGQAWTLSDEDEFNQLKFLLLAEPCLVNWEAGSFNFPTLQKLVLRKCIRLEEVPNDIGEICTLEVIELICCSTSAQNSATEIREEQESMGNSCLDVRAYANDESSSLFDFWRAVLD; from the exons ATGAGAAGATTGTTGTTAAGCCTCGTCTGTTGCATTCCAGGCATGGCTGATAAATTTCTAGAGAAGACTGAGGATGAATTAGCAGAGTTGTTATATGGAAGAGTAAAGGATCGAAGATATCTTATTGTCGTTGATGATATTTGGAGTACCAAAGTTTGGGACAATGTAACAAGATGTTTTCCAGATGACAACAATGGGAGTCGAATCATATTAACAGGCAGGCTTAAGGATGTGGCCACTTATGCGAATCCTGATAGCCCTTTGCATGAGATGGGGGTATTAAGTTTAGATGATAGTTGGAAATTACTTTCTATTAAGGTTTTTGGGGCAAATGATCTTTGTCCTTCTGAATTGGAGGTTATCGGGAAGCAAATAGCAGAAAAATGTGGTGGACTTCCTTTGGCAATTCTGGTGGTTGCAGGGCATCTTTCTAAACTTGCTAGGAGAAGCGAAAGTTGGATTATTGTTGCAAAGACTGTAAGTTCAGTTGTTGCTAATGATCCTGATAAATGCCTAGGAGTGCTTGGTATGAGTTACAATTACCTGCCCAACCACCTCAAGCCATGCTTCCTGTCTATAGGGGCTTTTCCGGAAGACTTTGAAATTAAAGCTCGGACATTGATCCAAGTTTGGGTTGCTGAAGGATTTCTAAAAGCCGAAAGGCTCAAGAGCTTGGAAAAAGTTGCAGAAGAGTGTTTGGAGGATCTTAGTAGTAGAAATCTGATAATGATAAGAAAGAGGAGGTTTAACGGCGAGATCAGAAGTTGTGGCATACATGATTTGTTGAGGGACTTGAGCTTAAGAGAAGCTCAGAAAGAGAAGTTTCTGCATGTGACATCAATTCGATATGTCTCAAACTTTCTGGCTCAGAGGCATGAGCGTCGTGGCTTTAGCTTTCTTTCCGACATTTCTCTGGATGATTCTAGTGAGTTATCATCTCAAGTTGTTCGATTGATGTTTTTCTGGGGTAAACTATTAATACATGCTCCGCCTCATAGGCAAATTTCCTTATTCACGAGCTTCAAACTTATCAGAGTGCTGGCGATTTTTTCTCATTTGTTTTCTTCATTCCCAGTTGAGATAACGCAACTAATTCATCTGAGGTACCTTTGGATTCGATCAAATGGTAATCTTCCTGCATCAGTGTCTCAACTTTATAATCTGCAAACATTGGTATTTCAACAGCCGGAATTATACTATATGTACAAAACTTTAATTTTGCCTCGGGAAATCTGGAACATGACACAGCTGAGGCGTCTGCGTCTACTGAGTGGCAACTATCTGTCTAAGCCTAAAAGAACTGATGAAGGAGCAACAGACACCGTTTTGGGGCTGAGAAATCTAGAGGAACTTTCTCATTTATGTTTTGCTAGTTGTACAGCGGAAGTCTTCTCATGCCTTCCCAATATACGTAAATTGGGTATTCTCGATGCTGCTTCAGACGATGCATCTGAATACTTAAAAAATCTGGTCCTTTTGGGGAAACTTGAAACGTTGAAGTGCGTCTGCTATGGTCAAAAGCGGCTCTCCTTGTCAAACTGGTGTGCTTCCCTAACATCTGTTAAGAGGTTAATATTATCTGGTTGTCTTCTGCTTTCTGAAGACATGGCAAATCTTGCTACATTGCCCAATCTTGAAGTGCTTAAACTTAGAGATAACGAGTTTGAAGGTCAGGCGTGGACACTAAGTGATGAAGATGAGTTCAATCAGCTAAAGTTCCTACTGCTTGCTGAGCCGTGTCTAGTGAACTGGGAAGCCGGTAGTTTTAACTTCCCAACTCTTCAAAAATTAGTATTACGGAAATGCATACGTCTTGAGGAAGTTCCGAATGATATTGGGGAGATATGTACATTGGAGGTAATTGAATTGATCTGCTGCAGCACTTCTGCTCAGAATTCAGCAACAGAAATTCGAGAAGAACAAGAGAGCATGGGAAATTCTTGTCTTGATGTTCGTGCTTATG CTAATGATGAATCTTCGTCGTTGTTCGACTTCTGGAGAGCTGTACTAGATTGA
- the LOC107809423 gene encoding cellulose synthase A catalytic subunit 3 [UDP-forming], with protein MDPEADVKGKSLKTLGGQVCQICGDGVGTTVGGEPFVACDVCAFPVCRPCYEYERKDGNQSCPQCKTRYKRHKGSPAIGGESVEDGDADDGASDLHYSSENLNEKQKVADRMLSWHATYGRGEETGAPKYDKEVSHNHIPLLTNGTDVSGELSAASPERYSMASPGPNGGAKHIHPLTYPTDTNQSPNIRVVDPVREFGSPGLGNVAWKERVDGWKMKQDKNVVPLTTSHPRSAPPSERGVGDIDASTDILVDDSLLNDEARQPLSRKVSIPSSRINPYRMVIVLRLVILCIFLHYRITNPVPNAIPLWLLSVICEIWFAISWILDQFPKWLPVNRETYLDRLALRYDREGEPSQLAAVDIFVSTVDPLKEPPLVTANTVLSILAVDYPVDKVSCYVSDDGAAMLTFEALSETAEFARKWVPFSKKYAIEPRAPEWYFSQKVDYLKDKVQPSFVKDRRAMKREYEEFKIRINALVAKAQKVPEEGWIMQDGTPWPGNNTRDHPGMIQVFLGQSGGLDSDGNELPRLVYVSREKRPGFQHHKKAGAMNALVRVSAVLTNGPFMLNLDCDHYINNSKALREAMCFLMDPNLGKYVCYVQFPQRFDGIDRNDRYANRNTVFFDINLRGLDGIQGPVYVGTGCVFNRTALYGYEPPIKPKHKKAGLFSSCFGGSRKKSSKSSKKGSDKKKSSKNVDPTVPIFNLEDIEEGVEGAGFDDEKSLLMSQMSLEKRFGQSAVFVASTLMENGGVPQSATPETLLKEAIHVISCGYEDKSEWGSEIGWIYGSVTEDILTGFKMHARGWRSIYCIPKRPAFKGSAPINLSDRLNQVLRWALGSVEILFSRHCPIWYGYSGRLKWLERFAYVNTTIYPITSIPLLIYCTLPAICLLTGKFIIPQISNLASIWFISLFLSIFATGILEMRWSGVGIDEWWRNEQFWVIGGVSAHLFAVFQGLLKVLAGIDTNFTVTSKASDEDGDFAELYLFKWTTLLIPPTTLLIVNLVGVVAGISYAVNSGYQSWGPLFGKLFFAFWVIVHLYPFLKGLMGRQNRTPTIVVVWSILLASIFSLLWVRIDPFTTRVTGPDVQECGINC; from the exons ATGGATCCAGAAGCTGATGTTAAG GGAAAGTCCTTGAAGACCTTAGGTGGTCAAGTCTGTCAGATCTGTGGTGATGGTGTTGGCACTACTGTAGGGGGCGAGCCATTTGTTGCTTGCGATGTCTGTGCCTTCCCTGTTTGTAGGCCATGCTATGAATACGAGAGGAAGGACGGGAATCAATCTTGCCCACAGTGCAAGACCAGATACAAGAGACATAAAG GAAGTCCTGCTATTGGTGGTGAAAGTGTAGAAGATGGTGATGCTGATGATGGTGCCAGTGATCTTCACTACTCTTCTGAAAACCTGAATGAGAAGCAAAAAGTGGCTGACCGTATGTTGAGCTGGCATGCGACTTACGGGCGGGGTGAGGAGACTGGTGCTCCAAAGTATGATAAAGAGGTCTCCCACAATCATATTCCTCTGCTTACAAATGGAACAGAT GTTTCTGGGGAACTGTCTGCAGCATCACCCGAACGCTATTCAATGGCATCTCCTGGACCTAACGGTGGTGCAAAACACATCCATCCACTCACATATCCAACAGATACTAACCAATCAC CTAACATTAGGGTTGTAGATCCGGTAAGGGAGTTTGGATCCCCTGGACTTGGCAATGTTGCTTGGAAAGAAAGAGTTGACGGCTGGAAGATGAAGCAGGATAAGAATGTTGTGCCACTGACCACTAGCCATCCTCGTTCGGCTCCTCCTTCGGAACGAGGAGTTGGAGATATTGATGCTAGTACTGATATTCTGGTGGATGACTCTTTATT GAATGATGAGGCTAGACAACCTCTTTCAAGGAAGGTGTCTATTCCATCGTCTAGGATAAATCCTTACAGGATGGTTATTGTCCTCCGGCTTGTGATTCTCTGTATTTTCTTGCACTATCGAATAACGAATCCAGTGCCCAATGCAATTCCTTTATGGTTGTTATCTGTAATATGTGAGATTTGGTTTGCAATATCCTGGATTTTGGATCAGTTCCCCAAGTGGCTTCCAGTTAACCGTGAGACATATCTTGATAGGCTTGCACTTAG ATATGATCGTGAAGGAGAGCCATCTCAATTAGCTGCTGTTGACATATTTGTCAGTACTGTTGATCCTTTAAAGGAGCCGCCACTTGTTACAGCAAATACTGTCCTGTCCATTCTTGCAGTTGACTATCCTGTTGATAAGGTTTCTTGTTATGTGTCTGACGATGGTGCTGCCATGTTGACATTTGAAGCCCTATCTGAAACGGCAGAGTTTGCAAGGAAATGGGTTCCTTTCTCTAAAAAGTACGCTATAGAACCACGAGCTCCAGAGTGGTACTTTTCTCAGAAGGTTGATTACTTGAAGGATAAAGTTCAACCATCATTTGTAAAAGACCGAAGGGCGATGAAG AGGGAGTATGAAGAGTTCAAAATTCGCATCAATGCCCTTGTTGCAAAAGCTCAAAAGGTCCCTGAAGAAGGATGGATAATGCAAGATGGTACACCATGGCCTGGAAATAACACCAGGGATCATCCTGGGATGATTCAG GTTTTCTTGGGCCAAAGTGGAGGGCTTGACAGTGATGGAAATGAGTTGCCTCGACTAGTATATGTTTCTCGTGAGAAACGTCCAGGCTTCCAACATCACAAAAAGGCTGGTGCCATGAATGCACTG GTTCGAGTGTCAGCAGTTCTTACTAATGGACCTTTTATGCTGAATCTTGATTGTGATCATTACATAAACAACAGCAAGGCATTGAGAGAAGCGATGTGCTTTTTAATGGATCCTAACCTTGGAAAATATGTCTGCTATGTTCAATTCCCTCAGAGATTCGATGGTATTGATAGGAATGATCGATATGCCAACCGGAATACAGTTTTCTTCGAT ATTAACTTGAGAGGTTTGGATGGAATTCAAGGCCCAGTGTATGTGGGTACTGGATGTGTCTTTAATAGAACAGCTTTGTATGGTTATGAACCTCCTATTAAGCCAAAGCATAAGAAAGCAGGGTTGTTCTCTTCCTGCTTCGGTGGATCAAGAAAGAAGAGTTCTAAATCAAGTAAAAAGGGCTCAGACAAGAAGAAATCTAGTAAGAATGTTGATCCCACTGTGCCAATATTCAATCTGGAGGATATAGAGGAGGGAGTTGAAG GTGCTGGATTTGATGATGAGAAGTCACTTCTCATGTCACAAATGAGTCTGGAGAAGAGATTTGGGCAATCAGCTGTTTTTGTTGCTTCGACTCTCATGGAAAATGGCGGCGTTCCTCAATCTGCTACACCAGAGACCCTTTTGAAAGAGGCTATTCATGTTATCAGTTGTGGTTATGAAGATAAATCAGAATGGGGAAGTGAG ATTGGATGGATCTATGGTTCTGTCACAGAGGATATTCTTACTGGATTTAAGATGCATGCCCGTGGTTGGCGATCTATATACTGTATACCCAAGAGACCTGCCTTCAAAGGGTCAGCTCCTATCAATCTTTCAGATCGTCTGAACCAAGTGCTTCGATGGGCTTTAGGGTCAGTGGAGATTCTTTTCAGTAGGCATTGTCCCATATGGTATGGATACAGTGGAAGGTTGAAGTGGCTGGAGAGATTTGCTTATGTCAACACCACCATTTATCCAATCACTTCCATTCCACTTCTTATATACTGCACACTTCCAGCTATCTGTCTACTTACTGGGAAATTCATTATCCCTCAG ATTAGTAACCTTGCTAGCATCTGGTTTATATCCctctttctttccattttcgCAACTGGTATTCTGGAGATGAGATGGAGTGGTGTTGGAATTGATGAATGGTGGAGAAATGAACAGTTTTGGGTCATTGGTGGTGTGTCAGCTCACTTGTTTGCTGTCTTCCAAGGGTTGCTCAAAGTGCTTGCTGGTATTGATACCAACTTTACTGTCACATCCAAGGCATCAGATGAAGATGGTGACTTTGCCGAACTCTACTTGTTCAAGTGGACTACTCTTCTTATACCCCCCACTACACTCCTCATTGTAAACCTGGTAGGAGTTGTGGCCGGCATCTCATACGCTGTCAACAGTGGTTACCAATCATGGGGTCCACTCTTTGGTAAATTATTCTTTGCTTTCTGGGTGATTGTTCACCTTTACCCCTTCCTCAAAGGTCTCATGGGTCGCCAGAACCGGACACCCACTATTGTGGTCGTATGGTCTATTCTTCTGGCCTCCATTTTCTCTTTGTTATGGGTGCGGATTGATCCCTTCACCACAAGAGTTACTGGACCAGATGTTCAGGAGTGTGGTATCAATTGCTAG